The following coding sequences are from one Delphinus delphis chromosome 19, mDelDel1.2, whole genome shotgun sequence window:
- the LOC132415345 gene encoding CMRF35-like molecule 1 isoform X2 — translation MHLLLLFYLLRRLAGSSAITGPEAVSGPEGDSLTVKCQYSPGWETYAKWWCRGAAWSSCKLVVKTTEPEKEVKEGRVSIRDNRKSRTIAVTMEKLRLNDADSYWCGIERFGTDLGVPVKVTINPVSVNLEETSDSLAVTSPGSNSGSVFLKANTLLPFIFAVLLLLLMVTSLVVWRMMKQQKKAAEISPEQVLQPKEGDMCYANLSLQQTENSGSSQKKASTRSSSPAQANAEEVEYVTMTPFLREGIACAALSLETSDQEPTYSNMECFITRIPSRSHEEPTEYSAIRKP, via the exons GCTCATCTGCCATCACTGGCCCAGAAGCAGTGAGCGGCCCAGAGGGAGACTCGTTGACTGTGAAGTGTCAATACAGCCCTGGGTGGGAGACGTATGCGAAGTGGTGGTGCCGAGGAGCTGCTTGGAGCAGCTGCAAGTTAGTCGTTAAAACCACTGAACCAGAGAAGGAGGTGAAGGAGGGCCGCGTGTCCATCAGGGACAATAGGAAAAGCCGCACCATCGCCGTGACCATGGAGAAGCTCAGGCTAAACGATGCAGACTCTTACTGGTGTGGGATTGAGAGATTTGGAACTGACCTTGGGGTCCCAGTTAAAGTGACCATTAACCCAG TGTCGGTCAACCTGGAAGAGACCAGTGACTCCCTGGCTGTAACCAGCCCCGGCTCCAACAGCGG CAGTGTGTTCCTGAAGGCCAACACCCTCCTTCCCTTCATCTTTGCTGTGCTGCTTCTTCTCTTGATGGTGACCTCACTTGTGGTTTGGAGAATGATGAAACAACAGAAGAAAG ctGCTGAGATATCCCCAGAGCAG GTGCTTCAGCCCAAGGAGGGCGACATGTGCTACGCAAACCTGAGCCTGCAGCAGACTGAAAACTCTGGGTCGTCCCAGAAGAAGGCTTCCACGAGGTCCTCTTCCCCCGCCCAGGCCAACGCGGAGGAAGTGGAGTATGTCACCATG ACTCCCTTTCTCAGGGAGGGCATTGCCTGTGCAGCTCTGTCTTTGGAAACTTCAGATCAAGAGCCAACCTATAGCAACATGGAGTGCTTCATCACCCGCATTCCCAGCAGGAGCCATGAGGAACCCACGGAATACAGCGCCATCAGGAAGCCTTAG
- the LOC132415345 gene encoding CMRF35-like molecule 1 isoform X1 produces MHLLLLFYLLRRLAGSSAITGPEAVSGPEGDSLTVKCQYSPGWETYAKWWCRGAAWSSCKLVVKTTEPEKEVKEGRVSIRDNRKSRTIAVTMEKLRLNDADSYWCGIERFGTDLGVPVKVTINPAPSTVPATTPATSAINVSTVSVNLEETSDSLAVTSPGSNSGSVFLKANTLLPFIFAVLLLLLMVTSLVVWRMMKQQKKAAEISPEQVLQPKEGDMCYANLSLQQTENSGSSQKKASTRSSSPAQANAEEVEYVTMTPFLREGIACAALSLETSDQEPTYSNMECFITRIPSRSHEEPTEYSAIRKP; encoded by the exons GCTCATCTGCCATCACTGGCCCAGAAGCAGTGAGCGGCCCAGAGGGAGACTCGTTGACTGTGAAGTGTCAATACAGCCCTGGGTGGGAGACGTATGCGAAGTGGTGGTGCCGAGGAGCTGCTTGGAGCAGCTGCAAGTTAGTCGTTAAAACCACTGAACCAGAGAAGGAGGTGAAGGAGGGCCGCGTGTCCATCAGGGACAATAGGAAAAGCCGCACCATCGCCGTGACCATGGAGAAGCTCAGGCTAAACGATGCAGACTCTTACTGGTGTGGGATTGAGAGATTTGGAACTGACCTTGGGGTCCCAGTTAAAGTGACCATTAACCCAG cacccagcacagtgccggCCACCACTCCTGCCACCTCTGCTATCAACGTGTCCACAGTGTCGGTCAACCTGGAAGAGACCAGTGACTCCCTGGCTGTAACCAGCCCCGGCTCCAACAGCGG CAGTGTGTTCCTGAAGGCCAACACCCTCCTTCCCTTCATCTTTGCTGTGCTGCTTCTTCTCTTGATGGTGACCTCACTTGTGGTTTGGAGAATGATGAAACAACAGAAGAAAG ctGCTGAGATATCCCCAGAGCAG GTGCTTCAGCCCAAGGAGGGCGACATGTGCTACGCAAACCTGAGCCTGCAGCAGACTGAAAACTCTGGGTCGTCCCAGAAGAAGGCTTCCACGAGGTCCTCTTCCCCCGCCCAGGCCAACGCGGAGGAAGTGGAGTATGTCACCATG ACTCCCTTTCTCAGGGAGGGCATTGCCTGTGCAGCTCTGTCTTTGGAAACTTCAGATCAAGAGCCAACCTATAGCAACATGGAGTGCTTCATCACCCGCATTCCCAGCAGGAGCCATGAGGAACCCACGGAATACAGCGCCATCAGGAAGCCTTAG